From the genome of Desulfonatronum thiosulfatophilum:
TTTCCGGGCATCCCAACAGCTGTCTGGTCTGCGCGCACCGGGAGGCCTGCGAGTCCTTCCGGCCCAAGGCGACCAAGGCCGGAAGGAGCACGCGCTGCGGGTTCTGCAGCAACAGAGAGGAGTGCGATCTCCGCACCATGGCCCTGGAGGCCGGGGACCGGGACCTGCGTCTGCCGACGCTCTACGGCGCGCACAACCTGGAACGCGGCGACCCGTTCATGGACCGGGACTACAATCTCTGCATCCTCTGCGCCCGGTGCTGGCGGATCTGCGAGAAGATTCACGGCAAACCGGCCATCAGCATCATCAACCGGGGCAAGGAAGCACGGGTGGGCACGGCGTTTCACAAGAGCCACGTCCATTCGGGATGCACCTTCTGCGGATCGTGCATCGACATCTGTCCCACCGGAACTCTCACGGATCGCTTCGCCCGCTGGCACGGCAAGCCGGACGCCAAGACCCCTTCCACCTGCCAGCTCTGCCCGGAAGGGTGCTCCATGATCGCCAAAGCCCGGTCCGGTCAGTTCGTGGCCGCGACCATGACCGCTTTCCGGCCCGAGGCCAGCCTGTGCGCCCTGGGGCGGTTCGGCTACGCCCAGCTGGTGAACGCGCCGACGCGGTTGTTGCGTCCTGCCATCCGTGAAAACGGCGATGCCTTCACGGTAGACTGGGCCTCGGCCCTGGATGCCGCCGCAAGCGGGCTGCGTCGGCATGCCGGAAAGATCGGCATTTTGATCAGCGAAGCCATATCCCGTGAGGAGCGATATCTCTACGAACAACTCGCCCGGGAATTGGACGCCCGAATTGCTGCTGTACCCACCGTGCCCGTTGGTCAGGAATCCCCCTTGCCCGAATGGGTCGCCGAAATCGGAAGCGACACGATCACGGCGATGATTCTCGGCGGCAACTTTCTGAACGCGGAGCAGCTCACGGCCCTGGAGTTTCTTGTGGTTCTCGACGGACTGCCGGGCCGTTCCCGGGACGTGGCCAACGTGCTGCTGCCCGTGGCCCTGCTTTCCGAAAACGCGGGTACATTTCGCAACGCCGCGGGCGAGGTCAAGCCTCTGACCAGAGTCAGCTCCGCGCCGGGGCAGGCCCGACCGGAATGGGAAATCCTGCGCGACCTGGGGCAGCGACTGGACTTTGCGACCATGCAGTTCGCTTCCCTGGAGGAAGTAAGCCGCGCCGTAGGCGATGAACCGGCCCCCGGGCCTTTTTCCAAAGCTCCGCGCCATGACGTTTTTGCCCTGCCGGCGACTTATCGAGGCCATCTGGTGGCGGATATCGTTCCCGCTCTGGAAGCTTTCGGGCTTCCCACAACGCCCCGACCGGTTCAAAGTGATGCCCCGGAAGACGCGCTGGCTGACGGCTTCGAGTTGCTGGAGAAGCGGGAACTGGTGCCGAACATGCACCTGCTCCGGATCAGGGCGCCGCAGATCGCCGCCCATGCCAAGCCCGGCCAGTTCGTGATCCTGATGGCCGGGGAAACCTCGGAACGCACGCCCTTCACCCTGGCGGACTGGAACGCGGACCAGGGCGACATCACCCTGATCATCGAGGAAGTGGGACGGTCCAGCCGGGAATTGATCTCCCTGCCCGTCGGAGCGCGACTGGCCCATGTCAGCGGGCCGCTGGGACAGCCCTTCGACATTCAAAAGAAGGGCACCGTGGTCCTGGGCGGCGGGTGCTACGGCATCGGCGGCATTCTGCCTTTGGCCCGTGCCTTGAAACAGGCTGGAAACAGGGTGATCAGCGTCATTGAGGCCTCCAGTTCCTACCTGCTCTTCTGGGAAGAAGAGCTGCGGGCCGTGAGCGATGAAACGCGCATCGCCACCAAGGACGGCAGCAGGGGAACGCGCGGCGGGGTGCAGGAGGTCTTTGAGCAGTTGTACCGCCATGAAGGGCCGGTGGACATGTTCATTGCCATGGGCTGCACCTTCATGATGCGCATGACCACGGAACTGACCAGATCCTGGAAGGTGCCCACCTTCGTGGCCCTGAACCCGATCATGGTCGACGGCACCGGGATGTGCGGGGCCTGCCGGGTTTCCATTCACGAGGAGACGAAGTTCGCCTGCATTGACGGCCCGTTCTTCGACGCCCACGGCGTGGACTGGGACGAGCTGGACTGCCGACGCAGCGCCTACGCCCGGGAAGAAGTGGAAGCCCTGCCCCAGGCCGCGGACTTGAATGCGTTGATGTTCCCGGAGGCCGCACATCAGGGGTGCGGGTGCGGTCGATAGCGGTCCAGGATGCGGAGTTCAACGGTATCGGGTGCAACGTCCTACCGGCCGAAACGATAATCAGGTACGAAGTTCAGGAAGTGAGACATGCAGGCTGAAGAAATGATTTCATCTCCGGATAGCCCGGCCAGGCCGAAAAAAGGAAAGCGGCCGATGATTCCCCGCCAGCCCATGCCGGAGCAGGATCCCCGGCGGCGGCGGTACAATTTCGAGGAGGTCCCTCGGGGGTATTCCGAGGAAACCGCCATGCTCGAGGCCGGTCGTTGTCTGCGATGCAAGAAGGCCGGCTGCGTCAAGGGCTGCCCGGTGAACATCAATATTCCGGCTTTTGTCGCCCTGATTGCCGAGGGGCATTTTGCCGAGGCCGCGGACAAGCTCAAGGAGCAGAACGCCCTGCCCGCTGTATGCGGCAGGGTCTGCCCCCAGGAGAGCCAGTGCGAGGCCGGATGCATCCTGGGCAAGAAGGGCGACCCCGTGGCCATAGGTCGTCTGGAGCGCTTTGCCGCGGATTACGCCCGGACTCATGGCCATGAACCTCTGGCCTGCGCCGCGGAGCCCAGCGGCAAACGCGTGGCCGTGGTGGGCGCCGGTCCGGCGGGCATCACCGTGGCCGGGGATCTGGCGCGGTGGGGGCACCATGTGGTTGTTTTCGAGGCCCTGCACCTGGCCGGGGGCGTGCTGATGTACGGCATTCCGCAGTTCCGGCTGCCCAAGGAAATCGTGCAGTACGAGATCAGCAACCTGAAAAAGCATGGCGTGGAAATCCGCACGGACATGGCCATCGGCATGACCCAGACCGTGGATCAGCTCCTGGAAAACGAATTCGACGCCGTATTTATCGGAACCGGGGCCGGATTGCCCATGTTCTTGAACATCCCGGGGGAAAACGCCATCGGTGTCTTTTCGGCCAACGAATTCCTGACCCGGATCAATCTGATGAAGGCCTACGACTTTCCTCGCTACGCCACGGCCCCGATCCGCCCGAAACGGGCCATAACCGTGGGCGGCGGGAACGTGGCCATGGATTCGGCCCGGACGGCGCTGCGTCTGGGCGCGGAATCACTGATCGTCTATCGTCGCGGCATGGAAGAAATGCCGGCCCGGGTCGAGGAAGTGCACCACGCCCAGGAAGAAGGCGTGGAGTTTCATCTTTTAACCGCGCCTAAACGGATCGTTACCGATGGTCGGAACCGGGTCACGGGTATGGAATGTCTGCGCATGGAACTGGGTGAGCCCGGACCACGGGGACGCAGGCGGCCCGTGCCGGTGGAGGGCAGCGAATTCATCATCCCGGCGGATACCGTCATTGTGGCCGTCGGCAACCGCCCCAACCCCCTGGTCCCGAGAACGTCGTCGGGCATGGAAGTAAGCAGCCGGGGAACCGTGATCGCGAATGAAAATACCATGATGACCTCCAAGCCCGGCGTTTTCGCCGGGGGGGACATCGTTTCCGGCGCGGCCACGGTGATCAGCGCCATGGGCCAGGGCAAACAGGCGGCCCGAGCCATGCACAAATACATGACCGGCGAAGAACCGCCGTGTGTTTGAGTCCCAGTAAATCATGATCTGGTTTGACTGAGGTCCGGCTTGCCTTAATTTTGCGGTCTCACAAACTCCTTCGCCGGCTTCGTAACATCGAACCATTGCGTGAATAAACAGCAATTGGTGCTTCAAGCGCATGGCAATGGTTCGATGAACGAATCCTGGCTCAGTCAAACATGCGAGACCGCAAAATCAAGGCAAGCCGGACCAGTTCTCGACTCATGACCAGAATTTGCTGAATAATCAGTTCCCAGAGATCATTCGACCAAAGAGGAGTTGGAAACATGCATGAACTTTCCGTACAAACGCCGCAACGTGAGTTCATGGTTGATATTACTGCGCAGGTGCAGGATTTCGTTCGCAACCGTGAACTCCGCAACGGCATGGTGATCCTGTTCTGTCCGCATACCACCGCCGGATTGACCATCAATGAAAATGCCGACCCCACGGTTACCCGGGATATTCTGACGACCCTGAGGCGGCTTATCCCGCATCAGGGCGACTACCAGCATGCTGAAGGCAATAGCGACGCCCATGTGAAAGCCGGCCTTATGGGCTCGGACCTCCGAATTTTAGTGGAGGAGGGGAGGCTGATGCTGGGGATGTGGCAAGGCATCTTTCTGACGGAATTCGACGGGCCGCGGTCTCGCAAGGTATGGATCCAGTGGTTCGCCTCATCGACGGCAGCCTGAGAACAACCCGCTATCATGCCCATGCCCACTGACGACCTGCTGAAACCCATACCGGAATATTGCGTCACGGATCGAAGATTGCTGATCTGTGTCGGCGAGGATCCGGCGCTGCTGCATGGCGTTCGGTTCGTGAGCAGTTTCTTCCAGCCGGCCCCGGATCTGCGCATCGACCTCGCCTTCACGCCCGGGGCCGGACTTCGCAATGGAGATCCGAACCGCCTCTCATCGGACGAGGCCCGGAAATGGGCCACATCCATGCTCATGGAAAAAGGTTTCACCGTGGGCGCTCCACGCAGCGACGACGTCTGGGAGCCTGTTTTGAGCATCCGCGATATCGCTCTGATTGCTGAAAAACATAGATACGACGCCGTTTTGCTGGGCCGCAGGGCGATCCATCGCCTGGAGGAGCATCTGGACACGGAATTCAATGAGGCCGTTTTTGACCGGCACCTGGACTTTCCGTTTTGGATCTGCAGGGAGCCGGATTCGACCCGAACCAATGTGCTGCTTTGCGTGGACGGTTCCAAGCCGGGATTATGCGCCGCGGATCATGTCGGTTGGATATGCGCTTCCGAAAGCCGGCACCAAATATGCGTCGCCTACCTTGCCGCCCCGGAAAAGCGCGATTACCGCGACGAAATCCTGATTCTCGACAATGCGGTGAAGATGCTTCAGGTGAACGGAATTCCCGAATCACGGATCACGACCAAGGTGCTTGTGGAAAAGGATTACGCCCGTGGTATTCTTGAGGAGGCGCAACGGGGCAGGTACGCAGTTGTAGCCGTAGGGCGCGCCGGGGCCGGCCGGGGCATGATGGTCGAACGGCAGTTCGGGTCGATCAGCCTGCTGCTGGCCCGCAAGCTGGAGGGAGCGAGTTTGTGGGTTTGCGGCTACCCTTGCAAGCTCTAGCATCCGGTTGGTGGCACCGAGACCCTTGGTTTTACGCTCTCCTGGCCCTGGGACCCTTGGCCTGGCTGCTCCCGGAACCCGTGTTCCGCATCGCGATCTGGCGTTTGACGATCATGGCCCTGGCAGAGGAACTCCTCTTTCGCGGTCTGATCCAACAGTTCATGCTGCGCAGGCCTTTGTTTCAGCACCGCCTTGGACCGCTGACCCTGGCCAACGTGGCGGCTTCCATCCTCTTTGTGCTGGCGCACCTGGTCGCTCAACCTCCTTTGTGGGCAGCGGCCGTTTTTATCCCGTCGCTGATTTTCGGGTGGATCTGGGACAGACATGGCCGGGTTGTTCCCTGCACCATGGTTCATTTCTGGTATAATCTCTGTTTTTTTTTACCGCTTTCAGCTATAGGCAGTGCATTATCAACATGCGACGCCGTCAATTCCTGACCATGGCCGCCGGATTGGCCGCCAGAGCCGTCACAGCGGGCTGTTTCGGCACGACTTTTCTTGCCCCCCCTGTCCTGCATGCCAGACAGGATTTTCCCGCTCCCCGTCAAGAAACCTACCGGGTGATCAACACCTATCCGCATGACCCCAAGGCCTTCACCCAGGGGCTGTTTTTTCACGAGGGCCGTCTCTACGAGAGCACCGGAGGCTGGGGCAGCTCCTCGTTGCGTAAAGTCGAGCTGGAGACCGGCCGGGTGCTCAGGATACATCATCTGCCCGCGCGATACTTCGGCGAGGGGCTGGCCTTGTGGCAGAATCGCCTGATCCAGGTCACATGGAAATCCGGAACCGGCTTTGTCTACGATCTGGAGACGTTTGAACAGCTGGAGACTTTTTCCTATCCCGGAGAGGGCTGGGGGCTGACCCAGGACGACCAGGGACTGATCCTCAGTGACGGTTCCAACATCCTGCGTCGGCTCGATCCGACCACATTTCAGGAAACGGGCCGGATCGCGGTGCACTATGAAGGGCGGCCGATGCGGGGCCTGAATGAGCTGGAATACATTGAGGGCGAGGTGTGGGCCAAGGTATTTCCCACGGAGGATATGGTGCGCATTGATCCGCAAACCGGTCACGTGCTGTCCCGGGTAGTCTTGACCGGCATTCTTGGCCCGCGGCGGTTGCCCCATGACGCCGTACCCAACGGCATTGCCTACGACGCCGCGACGCAGCGCATTTTCGTCACGGGCAAGCTATGGCCCGTTCTGTTTGAAATTCGGGTCATTCCCAGGTAAGCGTCACATCGCATTGATACATATTCACCAACCTTCGGGCACAAGAAGAGAAGAGCATACACATGAACCAACTCGTCGGCGTGATCTCGGACACCCATGGGCTGCTGCGATCCAGCGCAATGAACATACTCAAGACGTGCGACCTGATCCTCCATGCCGGCGACATTTGCGGTCAGGAGATCATTGACGAACTGCAGGCTCTGCAGCAGACCGTCTTTGTGCGTGGCAACATGGACCGGTTCCCTTCCGGGGGGGCAATTCATAGCACAGCATCCTTGGAAATCGCCGGTGTGCATTTCTTCATGCTTCATGATGTATCCCAATTGGATCTTGATCCGAAAGCCGCGGGAATCGACGTCGTAATTTACGGGCACTCCCACAGCCCGGACATCTCCTACAGAGACGACGTTCTCTTTCTCAACCCCGGCAGCATTGGTCCGAAACGATTTTCTCTGCCTATTTCCATGGCTGTGATCCGTGTCGAGAACCAGGTTCTGCATCCCGAATTAATCACTTTGGACGACTAAGTGCGGTTCCACGCCGGAGCCGAGCCGTCGGAACAACGGACAAATCGCTCCTGCACCCACTTTCAATAGACATGATCATGACACGCAGACAAATGGAGGCGAATACATAATGCCGATCATCATGGGCACGGCGGGGCATATCGACCACGGCAAGACCAGCTTGGTGAAAGCCTTGACCGGCATAGACTGCGACCGCCTGCAGGAAGAGAAAAAGCGGGGCATCACCATCGAGCTCGGCTTTGCCTTTCTGGATCTGCCCGGCGGCATACGGCTCGGGGTGGTGGACGTGCCCGGCCATGAGCGATTCGTCAAGAACATGGTGGCCGGAGCCGCGGGAATCGATTTCGTGGTTCTGGTAATTGCGGCGGACGAGGGCGTCATGCCCCAGACGCGCGAGCATTTGGAAATCTGCACGCTGCTGGGCATCCGGCGCGGGCTGGTGGCGCTGACCAAGGTGGATATGGTTGATGAGGAGTGGCTGGAGCTTGTTCAGGAAGACGTGCGCGCCTTTCTGGAGCCCACCTTTCTTGGCGAGGCCCCGGTGGTCCCTGTTTCCGCCCACAAGGGGCTGGGCCTTGAGGAACTCCGGCAGCGGATCTCCGCCCTGGCAGGGGAGTTCCAGCGGGATTCCCGTTCCGACGTTTTTCGCTTGCCCATTGACCGGATTTTCACCATGCGCGGCCATGGCACCGTGGCGACGGGCACCCTGGTCTCGGGCACGCTCAAGGTGGGCGACGAGCTGGAGATTACGCCGTGGTCCCTCAAAAGCAAGGTCCGCGGCCTGCAGGTGCACGGTGATTCCCAGGAACGGGCCGAGGTCGGGCAGCGGACCGCCGTCAACCTGCATGGTCTGGAAGTGGAGGAGTTGGAACGGGGCATGGTCCTGACCCATCCGGGAAGCCTGTTCCCCAGCACCACTTGGGATGTGGAATTGACCTGCCTGCCCTCCACGCCCAAAGCATTGAAGCATCGCACCCAGATCCACTTTCACCACGGCACCAAGGAGACATTGGCCCGTATCTATTTCCTGGACCGCGACAAGCTGGAACCGGGCGATACGGCCATGACCCAGGTCCGTTTCGAAGAACCCATGGTCGGCATGTACGGCGACCGGTGCGTTCTGCGGTCATTCTCCCCGCTACGCACCGTGGCCGGTGGAAAGGTGGTCAATCCCCTGGGCCGCAAGGTGAAACGCTTTTCCGCCGTGGTGGACAAGCTGGCTGCGTTGGGTGAAGCCTTGGGCGACCAGCGCATTCTGCTTCAGCTTGAGCTTGCCGGACTGTCCGGACTGACCTTCGCGCAACTGCGAGCCCTGACCTGCCTGGATACCAAGGAGCTGGAAAAGCTCCTCCAAACCCTGGGTGGCAGACAGGATGCCTTTTTGTTCGAACGGGACAACAGGACCTATGTCCATGGACGCCTGGTTCAGGAGCTGTGCGCGGGCATCGTGGAGTTTACGGCTGATTTTCACCGCAGGGAACCCATGAAACAGGGAATTTCACGCAGCGCCCTGGCTTCCGGATGGGGCCGGAAGCTGCATCCGAAGCTGTTTCACTTCGTCCTGGAGCGCACCCAGAAACAGGGTGAACTGACCGCGGACGGCGATCTGTTTCGTCTTCCGACCCACAAGGTATCCCTGGCCTCGGACCAAGCCAAGCTGCGAAGCGCAATTTTGGACGCATTCAGGAAAGGTGGCGTGACGCCGCCCAACGTCAAGGACGTTCTGGCGCCGTTGGACCTGGAAATGAAGGACGCCGCGCCGGTCTTTCGTCTGCTTCAGGAGCAGGGCGAACTGGTCAAAGTCAAGGAGGACATGTTTTTCACCACCGAGGCCATGAACCAGCTCAAGGGAATGATCCGGGACTTTTTCCGCGACAAGGAGGAAATGGAGCCGTCGGACTTCAAGACCGTAACCGGCCTGACCAGAAAATTCTCGATTCCCCTGCTGGAATACCTGGACAAGGAGAAGATGACCGTGCGTGTAGGCGACAAGCGCCGGCTGCGTTCTGGAGGATGAGGTCTACTGGACGGTGACGTTGCAGGAGCCCTCGTCTTCGCCCACTGCCTTGATCAGATATTCGCGCACGCTGCTTAAGGTGTTCGCGAAGAGCTTTGCTCCAGCCAGGGTGGTGAACGGGTTGTCCCGGTCTCCGCAACAGTAGGCGAAGGCCGGGCCGATGGCCTGGGTGGGGTCGTTGTCCGGCTCGAGGGCGGCCATGGCCTGGACATACGTTTCCAGACGGGATTTCAGGATCTTGAAATATTCGATGTCCTTGCCGATGAGCAGGGACGTGGTTTGGGAAATGTTTTCGGAAAACTCCCGCATCGCCTGCCAGTAGGGTTCCTGGATCTGGTCCTTGAGCGGATCCTCCTGGAGATAGAAGGAAATAGCCCACCCCGTGCTCACGATTTTGAGCAGCTGCAGTTCATACTCCACGGTATTCAGATCCACTTGCCCATCCTGGGGCAGACCCTGGAGCAGCCACTTGATGTCCTCGCGGTCCAGAGCAAAGTTATACAGATTTTCCGCATACGGGTTGAGGAGGGCAGGTTGTTTGCCGCTATCGTTCATTATTCAATATCTCCGTGGAATGAATTCTTGTTTTGTTGATCGTTGTGCATGTCAGGCTCAGCGGGCCGTAAAGAATTATTCAACATAGAGCGGGGTTTGTCCGGCATGATTCACAGCGGATATCCCCTTGGCGTGAGCATCCGGTTGCCGAGAAAACGGGTCTGGCTGTTGCCGATAAACAGAATGCTGAGCATGTCCACGCGTTCGACGGGTACCTGATGCAAAGGGAAGACCGAAACTTCCTGGTCCGGTCGGTAGGCGTTGCGTACCAGGCCCACCGGGGTCTCCGGACTCTTGAAGCGCAACGCGATGTCCACGGCCTGGGCAAGTTGCCGGTCCCGCCCCTTGGAGCGCGGGTTATAGAGAACAAGAACGAAATCAGCCCGGCTGGCGAGCTCGATGCGTTGGACGATCCGTTTCCAGGGCGTGAGCAGGTCGCTGAGGCTGATCACCGCGAAATCATGCATCAACGGCGCGCCCAGGAGGCCTGCCGCCGCCGCAAGGGCCGGAACGCCGGAAATGACTTCACATTCCACTCGGTCCAGGGCGCCGAGCTGCTCCAGGACTTCCAGACATGGACCGGCCATTCCGTAGATTCCGGCATCGCCGCTGCTGACCAGCGCGGTATTCACTCCCTCCAAGGCCAGTTCCACGGCCCGGTTGCAACGTTCAATCTCCCGGCGCATGCCCGAGGCCAACACTTCCTTGCCGGCCAGAATCTCCAAGGGGATCAGGTCGATATACACGCTGTATCCCACGATGGCTTGCGATTGTTCAAGAGCCTGGAGAGCCTGGGGCGTCAGCAGGTCGCTGCTTCCGGGGCCGAGGCCGACGATTTTGAGCCAGCCGGGGCCGGAAACATTCGCGGGAGATTTTTCAGCTACATCCATTTTTTTCTTGTCCATTTCAAGTTGTCACACATCTTTTCTCGCCACGGCCAGGGTCAGGCCGTCGCCCTTCACCTTGGGGACCAGCAGTGGGGATGTTCCTCCGAGAAGCAGCGCGGCTGCTTCGCAGACGCTGGCCGTGCCGATCAGCCGCCGCGCCACGGCCGAAGGGTGAGGCGTGGACACCCCGGCAAGTTCCTCGGCGGAAAAAAAAGCGGCATCGACCTGCAAAACGTCCAACGCCTCCCGCACTCCTGCCTCGCCGGCCCTGGATCGAATCGTGCCCAAAGCGGCCAGGCTCTGCAGGGCCAAGCCGCTTTGGGCAAAGACCGTTTCGATGAACCGGAGAACGTCTGCCCCGGCGACGCCGCGGTGACAGCCCAATCCGGCCACCAGACAGCGCGGATGCAGGCACAAAGTGAATGGTGCGTCGCCTGGCGCATCATTGCGCCAGGAAACCCAGATGCCGGGTTGCGCATTTTGCCACTGCGAGGGGTTGTCAACCGGCGTGAAATGCGCCTCATGGCCGGACATGCGGATCGAGGGCCGGAGGCGATCTTCCGGATCCCAGAGCTGTACGCTGTCCTTGTCCAGCATGGCCGCGACAACGGTTTTCAGCAGTCGCGGAGGATGCGGCGCCAGATTGAGATCCCTTGCCAGCAGATCCAGAGCCGGCAGCCCTTCGGTATCCGTGGCCGTGGTGATCACGGCCTCTCCGTTTGTCATTCGCGCGACCTCTTCGGCCAGGGCATTGGCTCCGCCCATATGCCCGCCCAGAAGGCTGATCACGTGCCGACCGTCCTGATCCAGGACCACCACGGCCGGATCCGTGGTCTTGCTGTTCAGGACAGGCGCGACGCACCGCACCACAATGCCGGTGGCGGCAATGCAGACATGACGCCGGAAGCAGCGAAACTGCGCCGCAAAAGTCTGGGCAAACCCCTGGAACGATCGTTCGGATTCACACCGGAGATGCTTTTGCGGAACAAAAAGGGTTGCGTTCAGGCGCGAAGTCAACGACCGCCCCAGATCGCAACCCTTTGCGTTCAAGGCCCAGACCGCAGTGGAGGCTTCGGAATCCACTGCGGTCCGGCGCTTTTCAGAAGTGCACGGTGCGGCAGGCGTCCAGGGTTTTCTCAAAATCCTCGTCCGTATGGGCAAAGGAAGTGAACGCGCATTCAAAACCCGAGGGCGCAAGAGCCACCCCGGCGTCACGCATCTGGCGGAAAAAACTGGCGTACGTCACGGCGTCCGCCTTGGAAGCCGAGGCAAAGTCCGTAACCGGATCCGTGGCAAAAAAGAGGGTGAAGAGCGAAGCCATGCAGTTCAGCTGCACTTGCACGCCGCGCTCTTCCAGAACGCTCTTCAACTCGCCGGCCAGGGCCTTGGTTCTCCTGGTCAAATCCATGTAATCGGCCTTGCCCAACTCCCGCAAGGTGGCCACGCCCGCGGCCATGGCCACGGGATTACCGGAAAGCGTTCCGGCCTGATAAACGTCGCCGCAGGGAGCGATGCGGGACATGATCTCCCGGCGTCCGCCGTAGGCGCCTACGGGAAAGCCGCCGCCGATGATTTTGCCCAGGCAGGTCAGATCCGGAACGATGCCGAAGACATTCTGCGCCCCGCCGTAAGTCAGACGGAAGCCGGTGATCACTTCGTCAAAGATGAGCAGGGCGCCATGACGCTGGGTCAGCACGCGGAGGGTGGGCAGAAAGCCGGGTTGCGGCAGGACCATGCCCATGTTTCCGGCCACGGGCTCGACAATGACCGCGGCGATCTCGTCGCCGTGGGTTCGAAAAAGCGCCTCCACGGCGTCCAGATCATTGTACGGGGCCAGGAGCGTATCCGCGACCACGGCCTCGGGCACTCCCGGGGTGCCGGGAATGGACAGGGTGGCCACGCCGGAACCGGCGCTGGCCAGAAACGCATCGCTGTGGCCGTGGTAGCAGCCCTCAAACTTGAGCACCTTGTTTCGGCCGGTGTAACCCCGCGCAAGGCGCAGTGCACTCATGGTCGCCTCGGTGCCGGAATTCACCATCCGAACCATGTCTACCCCGGGCAGCGCGGCCACCAGCATTTCCGCCAGCTCGATCTCGGCCTGGCAGGGAGCACCGAAGCTCGCACCCTGATCCACGGCCTGATGCACGGCTTCCACCACCGCGGGATGCGAGTGGCCCAGGAGCATCGGTCCCCAGGACATGACGTAGTCAATGAGTTCCCGGCCCTCCACGGTCCACATCCGTGAACCATTGGCGCGGGTTATGAACAGGGGCTCGCTTTGCACGCTCAGGCAGGCGCGCACCGGGCTGTTCACCCCACCGGGGATCAGTTCCTGGGCCTTGGCAAACAACGTTCTGGAGTCAGTCATGCTTTCACCTCGATATATTTGTTTCAATTCTTAAAAATAAGCCATAGAGGTTTTTTTCAGCTCCTTGCGACTGAGGAGGATATCGTATTGCGGCACTTGGGCTATTTTAGAGAGGTTCTCCACCACGCTCAGACATTCCTCCCGGCTGCGGGCGTGAACCATGGTGTACAG
Proteins encoded in this window:
- a CDS encoding sulfide/dihydroorotate dehydrogenase-like FAD/NAD-binding protein, translated to MNAIHLTIDGRDVAVREGATVLDAAREAGVTIPTVCDHKDLSPYGACRMCIVEIEGVRGYPTSCTTPAAEGMQVRTQSPELETLRKRTLELMLSGHPNSCLVCAHREACESFRPKATKAGRSTRCGFCSNREECDLRTMALEAGDRDLRLPTLYGAHNLERGDPFMDRDYNLCILCARCWRICEKIHGKPAISIINRGKEARVGTAFHKSHVHSGCTFCGSCIDICPTGTLTDRFARWHGKPDAKTPSTCQLCPEGCSMIAKARSGQFVAATMTAFRPEASLCALGRFGYAQLVNAPTRLLRPAIRENGDAFTVDWASALDAAASGLRRHAGKIGILISEAISREERYLYEQLARELDARIAAVPTVPVGQESPLPEWVAEIGSDTITAMILGGNFLNAEQLTALEFLVVLDGLPGRSRDVANVLLPVALLSENAGTFRNAAGEVKPLTRVSSAPGQARPEWEILRDLGQRLDFATMQFASLEEVSRAVGDEPAPGPFSKAPRHDVFALPATYRGHLVADIVPALEAFGLPTTPRPVQSDAPEDALADGFELLEKRELVPNMHLLRIRAPQIAAHAKPGQFVILMAGETSERTPFTLADWNADQGDITLIIEEVGRSSRELISLPVGARLAHVSGPLGQPFDIQKKGTVVLGGGCYGIGGILPLARALKQAGNRVISVIEASSSYLLFWEEELRAVSDETRIATKDGSRGTRGGVQEVFEQLYRHEGPVDMFIAMGCTFMMRMTTELTRSWKVPTFVALNPIMVDGTGMCGACRVSIHEETKFACIDGPFFDAHGVDWDELDCRRSAYAREEVEALPQAADLNALMFPEAAHQGCGCGR
- the gltA gene encoding NADPH-dependent glutamate synthase, coding for MQAEEMISSPDSPARPKKGKRPMIPRQPMPEQDPRRRRYNFEEVPRGYSEETAMLEAGRCLRCKKAGCVKGCPVNINIPAFVALIAEGHFAEAADKLKEQNALPAVCGRVCPQESQCEAGCILGKKGDPVAIGRLERFAADYARTHGHEPLACAAEPSGKRVAVVGAGPAGITVAGDLARWGHHVVVFEALHLAGGVLMYGIPQFRLPKEIVQYEISNLKKHGVEIRTDMAIGMTQTVDQLLENEFDAVFIGTGAGLPMFLNIPGENAIGVFSANEFLTRINLMKAYDFPRYATAPIRPKRAITVGGGNVAMDSARTALRLGAESLIVYRRGMEEMPARVEEVHHAQEEGVEFHLLTAPKRIVTDGRNRVTGMECLRMELGEPGPRGRRRPVPVEGSEFIIPADTVIVAVGNRPNPLVPRTSSGMEVSSRGTVIANENTMMTSKPGVFAGGDIVSGAATVISAMGQGKQAARAMHKYMTGEEPPCV
- a CDS encoding secondary thiamine-phosphate synthase enzyme YjbQ, whose amino-acid sequence is MHELSVQTPQREFMVDITAQVQDFVRNRELRNGMVILFCPHTTAGLTINENADPTVTRDILTTLRRLIPHQGDYQHAEGNSDAHVKAGLMGSDLRILVEEGRLMLGMWQGIFLTEFDGPRSRKVWIQWFASSTAA
- a CDS encoding universal stress protein is translated as MPMPTDDLLKPIPEYCVTDRRLLICVGEDPALLHGVRFVSSFFQPAPDLRIDLAFTPGAGLRNGDPNRLSSDEARKWATSMLMEKGFTVGAPRSDDVWEPVLSIRDIALIAEKHRYDAVLLGRRAIHRLEEHLDTEFNEAVFDRHLDFPFWICREPDSTRTNVLLCVDGSKPGLCAADHVGWICASESRHQICVAYLAAPEKRDYRDEILILDNAVKMLQVNGIPESRITTKVLVEKDYARGILEEAQRGRYAVVAVGRAGAGRGMMVERQFGSISLLLARKLEGASLWVCGYPCKL
- the mrtJ gene encoding JDVT-CTERM system glutamic-type intramembrane protease MrtJ, with the protein product MQALASGWWHRDPWFYALLALGPLAWLLPEPVFRIAIWRLTIMALAEELLFRGLIQQFMLRRPLFQHRLGPLTLANVAASILFVLAHLVAQPPLWAAAVFIPSLIFGWIWDRHGRVVPCTMVHFWYNLCFFLPLSAIGSALSTCDAVNS
- a CDS encoding glutaminyl-peptide cyclotransferase, which codes for MRRRQFLTMAAGLAARAVTAGCFGTTFLAPPVLHARQDFPAPRQETYRVINTYPHDPKAFTQGLFFHEGRLYESTGGWGSSSLRKVELETGRVLRIHHLPARYFGEGLALWQNRLIQVTWKSGTGFVYDLETFEQLETFSYPGEGWGLTQDDQGLILSDGSNILRRLDPTTFQETGRIAVHYEGRPMRGLNELEYIEGEVWAKVFPTEDMVRIDPQTGHVLSRVVLTGILGPRRLPHDAVPNGIAYDAATQRIFVTGKLWPVLFEIRVIPR
- a CDS encoding metallophosphoesterase family protein; protein product: MNQLVGVISDTHGLLRSSAMNILKTCDLILHAGDICGQEIIDELQALQQTVFVRGNMDRFPSGGAIHSTASLEIAGVHFFMLHDVSQLDLDPKAAGIDVVIYGHSHSPDISYRDDVLFLNPGSIGPKRFSLPISMAVIRVENQVLHPELITLDD